Proteins encoded by one window of uncultured Cohaesibacter sp.:
- a CDS encoding MotA/TolQ/ExbB proton channel family protein: MDIATLLGMVAAFGIVLAAIMMGGTIGQFIDIPSIFIVIGGGLSATLIRFTLGGIFGAIITGGKVAFGGKGSNPRDMIEKITELADVARKSGPLGLENVDVDDPVLAKGVQFIADGYEPNFIRESMERERDLYIERLQEGKRFYKQLGDAAPAFGMIGTLVGLVQMLAAMDDPSAIGPAMAIALLTTLYGALVSNVICIPIVDKLDSKLDGEDLNQTLIIDGIMQIRENKSPNLIREMLLAYLPEKTRAELIEDAA, translated from the coding sequence ATGGATATCGCAACCCTCCTCGGCATGGTGGCAGCCTTCGGCATCGTGCTTGCGGCAATCATGATGGGCGGCACGATCGGCCAGTTCATCGATATTCCGTCCATTTTCATCGTGATTGGCGGTGGTCTGTCCGCAACGCTCATCCGCTTCACCCTCGGCGGGATCTTTGGCGCGATCATCACAGGTGGCAAGGTCGCATTTGGTGGCAAGGGATCAAACCCGCGCGACATGATCGAGAAAATTACCGAGCTCGCAGACGTCGCTCGCAAAAGCGGCCCTCTGGGCCTTGAGAATGTCGACGTCGATGATCCTGTGCTCGCCAAGGGCGTTCAGTTCATCGCCGACGGTTATGAGCCCAACTTCATCCGTGAAAGCATGGAACGGGAGCGCGATCTCTATATCGAGCGCCTGCAGGAAGGCAAACGCTTCTACAAACAGCTCGGCGATGCCGCTCCGGCGTTCGGCATGATTGGGACGCTCGTCGGCCTCGTACAGATGCTTGCAGCCATGGACGATCCGTCCGCTATCGGCCCCGCCATGGCCATCGCTCTTTTGACAACCCTTTACGGTGCTCTTGTTTCCAACGTTATCTGCATCCCCATCGTCGACAAGCTTGACTCCAAGCTGGATGGGGAAGATCTCAACCAGACCCTCATCATCGACGGGATCATGCAGATCCGCGAGAACAAGAGCCCGAACCTGATCCGCGAGATGCTGCTCGCCTATCTGCCTGAGAAAACACGGGCAGAACTGATCGAAGACGCTGCCTGA
- a CDS encoding KpsF/GutQ family sugar-phosphate isomerase: MQSESVKLSPLSSAQATIENEIEGLKALREALDGPLREPFEKTVEVIQEARGRLIVTGMGKSGHIARKLAATLASTGTPAFFVHPGEASHGDLGMIRHIDVVLAMSWSGETAELANIISYTRRFKVPLIGMTSNPLSTLAQQSDIALCPPKVKEACPHGLAPTTSTTMQLCLGDALAIALLESHGFTASDFRVFHPGGSLGASLQYVRELMHKGWSMPLAKEDSRMSDVILTMSQKGFGCVGIQDEAGTLIGMVTDGDLRRHISDDLLTRPVSEIMTRSPKTLRPDMLVPTAIEMLNSAAITAIFVIEDGRPVGIVHMHDFLRTGAA; encoded by the coding sequence ATGCAATCGGAAAGCGTAAAGCTTTCACCCCTCAGCTCCGCTCAGGCAACAATCGAGAATGAGATCGAGGGACTGAAAGCGTTGAGGGAGGCGCTTGATGGCCCGTTGCGCGAGCCGTTCGAGAAAACCGTTGAGGTGATTCAGGAAGCCCGTGGTCGCCTGATCGTGACGGGCATGGGCAAGAGCGGCCACATCGCTCGCAAGCTGGCCGCAACGCTGGCCTCAACCGGAACACCCGCCTTCTTCGTCCATCCGGGCGAAGCAAGCCATGGTGACCTTGGCATGATCCGCCATATCGATGTGGTTCTGGCCATGTCCTGGTCTGGCGAGACGGCCGAACTGGCCAACATCATCTCCTACACCCGCCGCTTCAAGGTGCCGCTGATCGGCATGACGTCCAATCCCCTGAGCACCCTTGCCCAGCAGTCGGACATCGCGCTGTGTCCCCCGAAGGTCAAGGAAGCCTGCCCTCATGGTCTGGCCCCGACGACCTCGACCACCATGCAGCTCTGCCTTGGTGATGCGCTGGCAATCGCCCTGCTTGAAAGCCACGGCTTCACCGCTTCGGATTTCCGGGTTTTCCATCCCGGCGGCAGCCTTGGCGCCAGCTTGCAGTATGTTCGCGAACTGATGCACAAGGGCTGGTCCATGCCCCTCGCGAAGGAAGACAGCCGCATGAGTGATGTCATCCTCACGATGTCCCAGAAAGGCTTCGGCTGCGTGGGAATTCAGGATGAAGCCGGAACCCTCATCGGCATGGTCACGGACGGTGACTTGCGTCGTCATATTTCCGACGATCTGCTGACGAGACCGGTCAGCGAGATCATGACCCGAAGCCCCAAGACCCTGCGCCCAGACATGCTGGTGCCAACCGCAATCGAGATGCTCAACAGCGCTGCCATTACCGCGATCTTTGTGATCGAGGATGGGCGCCCGGTCGGCATCGTGCACATGCATGATTTCCTGCGCACCGGCGCAGCCTGA
- a CDS encoding outer membrane beta-barrel protein: MRLLLTSTMMVGIALPVLSGGSPVHAQSAAAPVDDTTGTAPVDPSLFSASILPVLRGSSDIVPPVASASANPRYRSATTDYPVVPTLPAERAMAEQQTSGQTSDLGDYDPEGIRAGSFVLYPSLSILGTVTDNVDNDSRSDMGHLGKLETSVKVESDWDRHSLELNGSLGFTGYQQPDRKPENEQHGDGELILELSDETDVSLTGSVDRTMEEPSSIELITSGGQAAIETTLNGGVQIDHDAGLIQLQLRGSVESANYEEDPARDYKTYTLGGRVGFEATDQVMPFADVEVSRKIFDKGPNSEDGDSLRGAFGIAITEREKLSGEFSVGAMSWQPKQKSSKEDTILFADASLTWSPNSLWSLTGGIETSLTSTATSANSVSTHTVSLGADYALRRNVTIGFDSSLARNIYRGSSMKDWEYDATLRAEYSLSRYTKLVASATHEGRSGNVPDSDYHANSVQLGVTFQR, from the coding sequence ATGCGGCTTCTGCTCACATCCACCATGATGGTTGGTATTGCCCTTCCGGTGCTGTCTGGCGGTTCACCGGTCCATGCGCAGTCCGCTGCAGCACCCGTCGATGACACCACCGGCACGGCACCTGTGGATCCGTCGCTTTTTTCCGCTTCCATTCTTCCCGTTTTGCGCGGCAGCTCTGATATCGTGCCGCCTGTCGCATCGGCTTCTGCAAACCCCAGATATCGCAGTGCGACGACCGACTATCCCGTGGTGCCGACCTTGCCCGCCGAGCGGGCGATGGCCGAGCAGCAGACGAGCGGCCAGACCTCCGATCTGGGGGATTATGATCCTGAAGGCATCCGGGCTGGCTCGTTTGTCCTCTATCCCTCGCTCAGCATCCTTGGCACGGTGACAGACAATGTCGACAATGACAGTCGCAGCGACATGGGGCATTTGGGCAAGCTCGAGACCAGTGTCAAAGTTGAGTCCGATTGGGACCGGCATTCGCTCGAGCTCAACGGCAGTCTCGGCTTCACTGGATATCAGCAACCGGATCGCAAGCCCGAAAATGAGCAACATGGCGATGGCGAACTGATCCTTGAGCTCAGCGACGAGACCGATGTTTCGCTGACAGGCAGTGTCGACCGGACGATGGAAGAGCCGAGCAGCATCGAGCTGATCACATCTGGTGGGCAGGCTGCGATCGAGACTACGCTGAATGGCGGTGTTCAGATTGATCATGATGCGGGCCTGATCCAGCTCCAATTGAGGGGCTCGGTTGAAAGCGCCAATTATGAGGAAGATCCGGCCCGCGATTACAAGACCTATACGCTCGGAGGTCGAGTCGGCTTTGAGGCAACGGATCAGGTGATGCCGTTTGCTGATGTGGAAGTGAGCCGCAAGATCTTTGACAAGGGTCCCAACAGCGAGGATGGCGACAGCCTGCGCGGTGCCTTCGGGATTGCCATCACGGAGCGCGAGAAGCTGTCGGGTGAATTCTCCGTCGGTGCCATGAGTTGGCAGCCCAAGCAGAAGAGCAGCAAGGAGGACACGATCCTTTTTGCTGATGCCAGCCTCACATGGTCACCCAATTCGCTCTGGTCGCTGACGGGCGGTATCGAAACCAGCCTGACTTCAACTGCAACGTCCGCCAACTCGGTCTCGACCCATACGGTCAGCTTGGGTGCCGACTATGCCTTGAGGCGGAATGTTACTATCGGTTTCGACAGCAGCCTTGCACGCAATATCTATCGCGGGTCTTCAATGAAGGACTGGGAGTATGACGCCACGTTGCGGGCGGAATATTCCCTCAGCCGCTACACCAAGCTTGTGGCGAGCGCCACGCATGAAGGCCGGTCTGGCAATGTTCCGGATTCCGACTATCATGCCAACAGCGTACAGCTGGGCGTCACCTTCCAGCGCTAG
- a CDS encoding DUF882 domain-containing protein, whose amino-acid sequence MTNEAHASSRSLSLYNTHTKEKATIVYKRDGRFDADGLRKLNRFLRDWRRNESTTMDPALFDLIWQVVQETGAKKPIHVVSGYRSPATNNMLRSRSRGVAKKSRHMRGQAMDFYLPGVPLASIRKVGLLMQSGGVGYYPTSGSPFVHIDTGTVRHWPRMTRKQLVKVFPNGNTVHVPSDGKPLKGYKQAKTMVARHKAEMVRDAKNASRFSQVARAAPSRNTSPLALAKLDNAEPEESNSLLSSLLNRTPKEPPRPEFSATQAPSAPAAEEPGEGTAFPVTLATLPRSPENRPDVVPFGPEQPDLVADATDEALEDEENASQTAQADTSDAVEPAAGPEAPVELAILPRVRPELQPRESFQLASAESSLEPKTLDQLAAERALKIQQQQDETTTASFNGVDVANNSEIGATAPAAPEAGRFVLASLPVAQNAIPTKDYTSALPEAKPQPAKPAENTATALETVQKETAEQVLARMTEQTSGAARGEPSSRFAYASADKTFLASLPSNAPRRDTAKNDRTQMASLSSDISPVMNADATTLSALPRPDQRTRQQASTVHQRVMQGHDQLAKLTFAYGPASMSHFVHMNQSTKTATFARLSRPIPTNLRALVSKPESMISQTFGPGSGAWAEDIHFTGAAIARMSVRRFN is encoded by the coding sequence GTGACCAATGAGGCCCATGCCTCGTCCCGTTCACTGTCGCTCTACAATACCCACACGAAAGAAAAAGCCACCATCGTCTACAAGCGCGATGGCAGGTTCGATGCGGACGGATTGCGCAAGCTGAACCGGTTCCTGCGCGATTGGCGGCGCAACGAAAGCACCACCATGGATCCGGCGCTGTTCGATCTGATCTGGCAGGTAGTGCAGGAAACCGGCGCCAAAAAGCCCATTCATGTGGTCTCGGGCTATCGCTCCCCGGCAACCAACAACATGCTGCGCAGCCGCAGCCGTGGCGTGGCCAAGAAAAGCCGCCACATGCGCGGCCAAGCCATGGACTTCTATCTCCCCGGCGTTCCGCTGGCGAGCATCCGCAAGGTCGGACTGCTCATGCAGTCGGGCGGCGTTGGCTATTATCCAACATCCGGCTCCCCCTTCGTTCATATCGACACGGGCACCGTCCGCCACTGGCCCCGCATGACCCGCAAGCAGCTGGTCAAGGTCTTCCCGAACGGCAACACGGTGCATGTGCCGAGCGACGGCAAGCCTTTGAAAGGCTACAAACAGGCCAAGACCATGGTCGCACGGCACAAGGCCGAAATGGTTCGCGATGCGAAAAACGCCAGCCGTTTCAGTCAGGTCGCAAGGGCCGCTCCGAGCAGAAACACCAGCCCGCTGGCACTGGCAAAGCTTGACAATGCCGAGCCTGAGGAAAGCAATTCATTGCTCTCCTCACTGCTCAACCGTACGCCCAAAGAGCCACCGAGACCGGAATTTTCCGCAACGCAGGCACCTTCGGCACCCGCAGCAGAGGAACCTGGCGAAGGCACGGCCTTCCCCGTGACACTGGCAACCCTGCCACGCAGCCCGGAAAACCGGCCTGATGTTGTTCCTTTCGGCCCGGAACAGCCTGATCTCGTCGCAGATGCCACCGATGAAGCGCTCGAAGACGAAGAGAATGCAAGCCAGACAGCGCAGGCAGACACTTCAGACGCTGTCGAACCCGCCGCCGGGCCTGAGGCTCCCGTTGAGTTGGCGATCCTGCCGCGCGTCAGACCCGAGTTGCAACCTCGTGAAAGCTTCCAGCTGGCAAGTGCAGAGTCTTCCCTTGAGCCCAAAACCCTCGATCAGCTGGCAGCAGAGCGTGCTCTGAAAATACAGCAACAGCAGGATGAGACGACGACCGCCTCCTTCAACGGAGTGGATGTCGCCAACAACAGCGAAATCGGCGCAACGGCTCCGGCCGCCCCCGAAGCTGGCCGCTTCGTGCTGGCATCCCTGCCCGTGGCGCAGAATGCGATCCCGACCAAGGACTACACTTCTGCCCTGCCCGAGGCAAAACCTCAACCCGCCAAGCCGGCAGAGAACACGGCAACTGCGCTTGAAACCGTGCAGAAAGAAACGGCTGAACAAGTTCTGGCACGCATGACCGAACAGACGAGTGGCGCGGCCCGGGGCGAGCCGTCCAGCCGCTTTGCCTATGCCTCTGCGGACAAGACATTCCTTGCCTCGCTGCCCTCCAACGCACCACGCCGCGACACCGCAAAAAATGACCGGACCCAGATGGCAAGCCTGTCTTCCGACATCAGTCCTGTCATGAATGCTGATGCCACCACCCTGTCCGCTCTGCCACGCCCTGACCAGAGAACGAGACAACAGGCCAGCACCGTACACCAGCGCGTCATGCAGGGACATGATCAACTGGCAAAACTGACCTTCGCCTATGGCCCGGCGAGCATGTCTCACTTCGTCCATATGAACCAGTCAACCAAGACTGCGACCTTTGCCCGCCTGTCCCGCCCCATTCCGACCAATCTGCGCGCACTCGTGAGCAAGCCCGAGAGCATGATCAGCCAGACCTTCGGGCCCGGAAGCGGAGCATGGGCTGAAGACATCCACTTCACTGGCGCAGCCATCGCCCGCATGAGTGTCAGACGATTCAACTGA